In Geoalkalibacter ferrihydriticus DSM 17813, the sequence TGATGGTGGTGGCGCTGGTACCCTGTGCGCTGTTTGCCATGTGGAATACCGGCTACCAAATGCATCTGGCCATGCAGGCCCATGGCATCAACGAATTGTTCACCTGGCGCGAAGCGGTGTTTCGTTTGCTCGACGTCGGCAACGATCCTGCGTACCTGGGGGATAACCTGCTGCTCGGGGCCCTGTATTTCGTGCCTGTGCTGCTGGTGTGCTGGGCCAGTGCGTTTTTCTGGGAGGCCTTGTTCGCCGCGGTGCGCGGCATGGAGATGAGCGAAGGCTGGGGGGTGAGCGGCCTGCTGCTGGCCCTGATCCTGCCCCCGGCGGTGCCCCTGTGGCAGGCCGCTCTGGGTATGAGTTTCGGCATCGTGCTCGGCAAGGAAATCTTCGGCGGCACCGGGCGCAACTTCATGAATCCCGCCCTGGCCGCCTACGCTTTTGTGTTTTTCGCCTACCCCGCCAACTTCAGTGCCGACAATGCTTTTGTGCCGGTGGATGGGATCTCCGCCGCAACCCCCCTGGCCCTGGCCGCCGAGGGCGGCATGGCGGCGCTGGAAAGCAGCATTACCTGGAGCCAGGCGTTTTTCGGATTCATTGCCGGCTCGCCCGCTGAAACCTCCGTGCTGGCGTGTCTGCTCGGCGCGGCGATTCTGCTGTTCACCGGGGTGGCGTCCTGGCGCACCATGAGCGCGGTGCTGCTCGGCGCCCTGGGCCTCTCCACCCTGCTGTATGTGGTGGGCAGCGCCGATAATCCCATGTTCTCCGTGCCGCCTCACTGGCACCTGGTCCTGGGTAGTCTGGCCTTCGGGCTGGTGTTCATGGCCACCGACCCGGTTTCCTCGGCCATGACCGATGCCGGCAAATGGTTTTACGGCCTGCTGGTGGGCGCCATGATCATCCTGGTGCGGGTGGTCAACCCCGCGTTTGCCGAAGGCACCATGCTCGCTATCGTCTTTGGCAACGTGCTCGCTCCGGTCATCGACCGCTTCGTGCTCAAGGCGCAGATGCGGCGCAGGAGGTTGCGTTATGGCCAAGGATAGTGTCGGGCGCACCTTTCTCGTCGCCTTTCTGGTCTGCTTTGTCTGTTCGTTGATGGTGTCGGCAACGGCTGCGGGACTGCGCGCCAAGCAAGAGCGCGACGCCCTGGGGATTATGTACAAAAATGTTCTCGGCGCCCTTGATTTGCCTGCGCGCGGAGAGGATGTTTTCGAAGTCTGGAATGCGCGGGTCGAAGCCCGTCTGGTGGATCTGGAAAGCGGCGAATACAGCGACGCCTTCGATGCCGAGACCTTTGATCAGGAGCGCGCCGCGCGCGATCCGCAACTGCGCTACACCATCCCCTCGGATAAGGATCTGGCCGGTCTGCGCACCCGCTCGCGTCTGGCGCCCGTCTTTCTGGTGCGCGAAGAGGGTGAAGTGCGTTACTTGGTCTTGCCGGTGCGTGGCCAAGGCCTTTGGGCAACGATTTATGGCTACCTTGCCCTGGAATCGGATCTGACCACCGTCGCCGGATTGACCATTTACGACCACGGCGAAACCCCCGGGTTGGGCGGTGAAATTGAGCGCCCGCGCTGGTTAAACAACTGGCCGGGCACTCAGGCCTTTGATGAAGATGGAAATCCTCTCCTCGAAGTGGTGCGCGGTCGTGTCGATCCCGCTAGTCCCCAGGCGCAATTTCAGGTCGATGGTGTTTCCGGGGCGACGGCAACCATGCGGAGCATGACCAACCTGGTGCGTTACTGGCTGGGCGAGGACGGTTTCGGCCCCTATCTGGAGCGGTTGCGCGCGGAGGGCTTTAATGGCTGATATACGCAAAACCCTGTTCGGGCCCGTATTCGACAACAATCCCATCGCCCTGCAGATTCTCGGTATCTGCTCGGCGCTGGCCATTACTACCCGGTTGGAGACGGCCCTGGTCATGTCGGCGGCGGTGATTTTCGTGGTCGCCTTCTCTAATGCCGCGGTCAGCATGATCCGCCAGCATATCCCCGACAGTATCCGGCTCATCGTGCAGATGACCATCATCGCCTCTCTGGTCATCATGGCCGACCAGATCATTCAGACCTTTCTGCCAGCCATCAGTCGCCAGTTGTCGGTGTTTGTCGGCCTGATCATCACCAACTGCATCGTGCTCGGCCGCGCCGAAGCCTTCGCCAGCAAAAATACCATGGGGCTGAGTTTTCTCGACGGTCTCGGCAATGGCCTGGGTTACAGTCTGATTCTGTTGCTGGTGGCGACGGCGCGCGAGCTTTTGGGTTCGGGCAGCCTGTTCAATTTTCAGGTGCTGACTCTCTCCCAGGACGGCGGCTGGTATGTCAGCAACGGTCTGATGCTGCTGCCGCCCAGTGCCTTTTTCATCATCGGGCTGCTGATCTGGTTGTTGCGCACCTGGAAGACAGAGCAGGTGGAGGAATGAGCCATGCTTGAGCACTATCTGAGTATTTTCATCCGCTCGGTCTTCGTCGAGAACATGGCTCTGGCCTTCTTCCTCGGCATGTGCACCTTTCTTGCCGTGTCGAAAAAGGTCGATACCGCCATGGGATTGGGGCTGGCGGTTATTGTCGTGCAGACCATCACGGTGCCGGTCAACAATCTCATTTACCGCTACCTGCTGCAGCAAGACGCCCTGTCCTGGGCGGGGCTGGAGAATGTCGACCTCACATTTCTCGGCCTGATCTGCTACATCGGCGTGATTGCCGCCATCGTGCAGATTCTCGAAATGTTTCTCGACAAGTACGTGCCGCGTCTCTACGCGGCGTTGGGCGTGTTTCTGCCCCTGATCACCGTCAACTGCATGATCCTCGGCGGGTCGCTGTTCATGGTCGAGCGGCGCTATGCT encodes:
- a CDS encoding NADH:ubiquinone reductase (Na(+)-transporting) subunit B, translated to MAAERLATIKRALAGYWRAPGGATRNGPHVRDALHLKRILLVMVVALVPCALFAMWNTGYQMHLAMQAHGINELFTWREAVFRLLDVGNDPAYLGDNLLLGALYFVPVLLVCWASAFFWEALFAAVRGMEMSEGWGVSGLLLALILPPAVPLWQAALGMSFGIVLGKEIFGGTGRNFMNPALAAYAFVFFAYPANFSADNAFVPVDGISAATPLALAAEGGMAALESSITWSQAFFGFIAGSPAETSVLACLLGAAILLFTGVASWRTMSAVLLGALGLSTLLYVVGSADNPMFSVPPHWHLVLGSLAFGLVFMATDPVSSAMTDAGKWFYGLLVGAMIILVRVVNPAFAEGTMLAIVFGNVLAPVIDRFVLKAQMRRRRLRYGQG
- a CDS encoding Na(+)-translocating NADH-quinone reductase subunit C, yielding MAKDSVGRTFLVAFLVCFVCSLMVSATAAGLRAKQERDALGIMYKNVLGALDLPARGEDVFEVWNARVEARLVDLESGEYSDAFDAETFDQERAARDPQLRYTIPSDKDLAGLRTRSRLAPVFLVREEGEVRYLVLPVRGQGLWATIYGYLALESDLTTVAGLTIYDHGETPGLGGEIERPRWLNNWPGTQAFDEDGNPLLEVVRGRVDPASPQAQFQVDGVSGATATMRSMTNLVRYWLGEDGFGPYLERLRAEGFNG
- a CDS encoding NADH:ubiquinone reductase (Na(+)-transporting) subunit D, whose product is MADIRKTLFGPVFDNNPIALQILGICSALAITTRLETALVMSAAVIFVVAFSNAAVSMIRQHIPDSIRLIVQMTIIASLVIMADQIIQTFLPAISRQLSVFVGLIITNCIVLGRAEAFASKNTMGLSFLDGLGNGLGYSLILLLVATARELLGSGSLFNFQVLTLSQDGGWYVSNGLMLLPPSAFFIIGLLIWLLRTWKTEQVEE
- the nqrE gene encoding NADH:ubiquinone reductase (Na(+)-transporting) subunit E; translation: MLEHYLSIFIRSVFVENMALAFFLGMCTFLAVSKKVDTAMGLGLAVIVVQTITVPVNNLIYRYLLQQDALSWAGLENVDLTFLGLICYIGVIAAIVQILEMFLDKYVPRLYAALGVFLPLITVNCMILGGSLFMVERRYAFGESLVFGFGSGFGWALAIVALAGIRTKLKYSKVPEGLRGLGMTFIVVGLMSLAFMAFSGIQL